From Acanthopagrus latus isolate v.2019 chromosome 22, fAcaLat1.1, whole genome shotgun sequence, the proteins below share one genomic window:
- the gja10b gene encoding gap junction protein alpha 10 b, translated as MGDWNLLGSILEEVHIHSTIVGKIWLTILFIFRMLVLGVAAEDVWDDEQSEFVCNTEQPGCKNVCYDQAFPISLIRYWVLQIIFVSSPSLVYMGHALYRLRTLDKERHRKKACLKAELEGTDPVLEDHKRIERELRKLDEQKKVRKAPLRGSLLRTYVFHILTRSVVEVGFIIGQFALYGIGLSPLYKCERLPCPNSIDCFVSRPTEKNIFMVFMLVIAGVSLFLNLLEIFHLGVKKIKQSLYGYKYGDDDSVYRSKKNSMVQQVCVLSNSSPQRLMQLTQMTCSLVSDARGETLPLSPAQVAPQNQERPNSSNQQPAQTCPPSHGDTNGLQQQGVVERRNPLDNRKPSCSSDESNGPHCSVQPRYAGPRPTLMAGHMEIPAALRIPQRRQSRVSVCKELSDMSDSPESDHFPTARKCSFMSRGLSESKLASPSDSTNSQSGTDSEAQHLNQGESPIMTPPPPASGRRMSMSMILELSSIMKK; from the exons ATGGGGGATTGGAACTTATTAGGGAGTATTTTAGAAGAGGTTCACATTCATTCCACCATTGTGGGGAAGATCTGGCTCaccatcctcttcatcttccgGATGCTTGTGCTCGGCGTTGCAGCTGAGGACGTCTGGGATGACGAGCAGAGTGAGTTTGTCTGCAACACAGAGCAGCCTGGATGCAAGAACGTCTGCTATGATCAGGCTTTCCCCATCTCCCTGATCCGCTACTGGGTCCTGCAGATCATATTTGTGTCTTCCCCGTCTCTGGTCTATATGGGGCATGCACTGTACCGTTTGAGGACCCTTGACAAGGAGAGACACAGGAAGAAAGCCTGTCTGAAAGCTGAGCTGGAGGGGACAGACCCTGTCCTGGAGGACCATAAGAGAATTGAGCGAGAGCTCAGGAAATTAGATGAACAGAAGAAAGTAAGGAAAGCTCCCCTCCGGGGCTCCTTGCTGCGCACATATGTTTTCCATATCTTAACAAGATCTGTTGTGGAGGTGGGCTTTATTATAGGACAGTTTGCTCTGTATGGCATCGGACTGTCCCCTCTGTACAAATGTGAGCGGTTGCCTTGCCCCAACAGTattgactgttttgtttcacgGCCGACAGAGAAGAACATTTTCATGGTTTTCATGCTGGTTATTGCTGGAGTTTCTTTATTCCTAAATCTCCTGGAGATTTTCCACCTGGGTGTGAAGAAGATCAAACAGAGCTTGTATGGATACAAATATGGAGACGATGACAGTGTGTACAGGTCAAAGAAAAACTCCATggtgcagcaggtgtgtgtgctctctAACTCCTCACCACAGAGGCTGATGCAGCTTACACAGATGACCTGCTCTCTTGTATCTGATGCTCGTGGGGAGACTCTGCCACTGAGTCCAGCCCAAGTGGCTCCTCAAAATCAGGAGAGGCCCAACAGCTCCAACCAGCAGCCAGCACAGACTTGCCCGCCAAGTCACGGTGACACCAATGGTCTACAGCAGCAGGGGGTGGTGGAGCGGCGCAACCCTCTGGACAACAGGAAGCCCTCGTGCAGCAGCGATGAGTCAAATGGACCTCACTGCTCAGTCCAGCCGCGGTACGCAGGACCTCGACCCACACTGATGGCTGGCCACATGGAGATCCCAGCAGCCTTGAGGATCCCgcagaggaggcagagcagagtgAGTGTTTGTAAGGAGCTCAGTGACATGAGTGATTCTCCTGAGAGCGACCACTTCCCCACGGCCAGGAAGTGCAGTTTTATGTCCCGAGGACTGTCGGAGAGCAAGCTGGCCTCTCCGTCCGACAGCACCAACTCACAGAGTGGAACTGACAGCGAGGCCCAGCACCTCAACCAGGGAGAGAGTCCAATTATGACACCGCCACCTCCCGCCAGCGGGAGGAGGATGTCCATG agCATGATTCTGGAGCTGTCTTCAATCATgaaaaagtaa